A segment of the Lolium perenne isolate Kyuss_39 chromosome 3, Kyuss_2.0, whole genome shotgun sequence genome:
ACTGTTTGATTTTTGTTTGGACACGCACTGTATTGCCACTGCTAGTTCTTTCCTTGCCTACTGATTTGGGCTACTAAACTTCACATATCAAGTAGCCACAGTGCATGGTTCTTGTTATTTGCTGATTGCTCACTGGCATCTCATTATGACTGCTGCGCAAACATTATTCCTTGAAATTTTGCTATTCTTTAATAACAAAGTAACTGACCTTGTTGCGCTTATCAGGTATGACCCATCCACTGGTATCTATGGTATGGACTTCTTCGTCGTTCTGGAGCGTGCTGGGTACCGTGTTTCACGCCGCCGCAGGTGCAAGGCCCGCATTGGCATCCACCAGAGGGTCACCAAGGAGGACGCAATGAAGTGGTTCCAGGTCAAGTATGAGGGTATTATCCTCAACAAGTCCCATGCGGGCTAAGAGAAGAACGCAGCTCGACCCAGAGTTAATTAAGTTCGTCTGGTTGCTGGATATGTATGTTCCTTAGAAACCAAATGCTTTCAGTTTTTGCCTGTACTGAAGTTGGATGATTTTGGTTGATGACCTGCACTCTCGTCTAAGTAAGAGGCTCACTTATGCTTTATCCTCTTTGGACAATAGATATATGTTTGGCATATGAGATAGCCTGCTTTGTTTAGTCCCTCATAAGTCTTCTAAATTACTGCTATCACGGGTTACATATTGTTGGAACTGTTGTTCTTATTAATCAGATATCATCTGTATGCCCATTTCTGCAGTTGGAACAATTTTGAGAATTGACGATTGTAGGGAAATTCGTGAATAGTTTAACATAAAACATTGATTTTATTGTGATCCTAGCAGTGGATTTCCATGCTTATCTAAAGATTCCAGTTCAAAAGGTTCATAGTCAGTCTCGATGTCCGGCAAATGTGTCGTGGCAACTCTCAACTCTGCACCGCCTCAGCCCGGAGCTCGTTTCCTCTATATGCCGTGAACGCTGTCGTTGCTAAAGCAGGAGATTTTCCATGTTTTATTTCAATAAAACGAAGCAGGTTTCTTGTTGCCAAGTTTCATATTCAGTTCAGTTTTTATCATTTTCAATAGGTGAAAAGTTTTACAAAGTAGGCCGGCAGATGCGTCATGACAGACGATCCATTCGTGACAAACTCTAGTAAAGAAGTGATTAGTAGCATTCGTGACAAAGTTTCATATCCACTGGTCAGACAAAACGAAATTGCTGGGAAGCTCTCGTAAACAAGTGATTAGTAGCACTAAACAACCCGACTACTACCCAAGAACAACAAGTCCAGCCCAGAGTTGACCCTGAATCCCCAAATGGACACGGGAAGCATGTGCACCGTGGAGCGGCGCGGCCGCGTGCACCTCATCACCATCACCGGCGCCGGCGAGCACCGCCTGGGCCTGCCCCTCATCTCGGCCctccgcgccgccgtggccgccgcccGCGCCTCCCCGGGCGCCGGCGCCCTGGTCCTGGCCGCCGAGGGGAAGTACTTCTCCAACGGCTTCGACCAGGCCTGGGCGCGCACGGTCCCGCTCCACCTCCAAGTCTCCATGAGCGAGGGCTTCCGGGGCCTCCTCGCCGACCTCCTCGTGCTGCCCATGCCGACCGTGGCCGCCGTCAcgggccacgccgccgccgccgggtgcGCGCTGGCGCTCGCCCACGACACCGTCGTCATGCGCGGCTCCCGCGGGTTCCTGTACATGAGCGAGGTGGACGCCGGCATCAAGATCGTCGACTACTTCGCGGAGCTGCTCCGGCAGAAGGTCCCCGACGCCGCGACCAGGCGGGACATGCTCCTCGCCGGGAGAAAGATGACAGCCGCGGAGGCGGTGCGGCGGGGCGTGGTGGACGCGGCCGCGGACGGCGGCGTCGAGGACGTGGTAGCCGCGGCCGTCGCGGCGGCCGAGGGGCTCGCGGCGAGGGGCTGGGACGGGGAGGTCGTGGCCGAGATCAGGAAGGCCATGTGGCCCGCCGTGTGGGGGAAGGTCAAGGATTACGGCGGCGCCGAGGCGGCCGCCGCGCGGCCACGCCTCTAGGCTCCGCTGTGCCGCAGGAGGTCCTTCGTATTGTGCTAGAAACTGTTTACAGTCTAGCTCTTCTTCAAGGAACAGCATAATCGATTAAGATTGCTCGTAGTGACCATCTCGCCTACCGATGATTTGTGATCAACCTGTGATCTGTGAAGCATCATGAACTGCTTTCGTTCCATTGTCGTGTACGTACATCAGAGCTAATTGCATCGCTATCACTGTCAGCATCTGCTGTTGCTCAATGCCTAGACTCAACTCACCGCCACACTGCCGCCGGTAGACCGTGAGTATCAGTGAGCTGTTCTGACGACAATTCTGTCCGCCTCTCACTGAGGCTTTGCGCAAGACATCATCATAATAAATTAAAATTGCAGCTGAAGAAGATCTTGTTTCTTGCGGTGTTTGTTTGTTCCCCCCAAAAACATAGCACTCCAAGGAGTATATACGTTCATTTCTTCTGCAAGAACTGACACAGCCTTGCACTGATTTTCCTCAATGTGAACTGAATTAAGCACACCCAATCCATGTAATTTAGACCATTTTAGCAGTGGGTTTGTGTGTGTGTCATCTCTGATGATGTATGTATGCTTCAAGGTTAACTaatattttttttcgaaatggggatacCCGGTCTCTGCATAATTAGATACACATCCATTTATTAGAGCAAACGTACACGATTCAAAAAGTTAATAACTCAAAGATCATCCAGGGTCGATACAACTATCATCCATCTATCATCCATCAATTTTTTGAAAACTCacctagagcatctccagccgcgtctctAAAGGTTTTTGGGGCGTGTTGGACATTTTTTCGTTCCCAGTCACACACCCCAAATACTCCTTCCGCCAGGAGCgatccaatacggtgtccggcgcctcgAGCCCGCCCCCGGTCCACAAGGGACACTCCGGGCACGGCGAACAGAGCGAGAAGCAAGGCGGGGAGTGGCAGGCCCGACACATCACGGGGAGTGGCAGGCCCGACGCATCATTGACACGGAACTAATTTAACCCAacagtcgcctacctcgcgacggaagttattggcacgCAACGACGGTGCAGTTTCCGCAGAGGCCTAGCGATGCGTATTGTCGCGCCTAGCTCTCCGTGCCAGCGTTAATAAGCGCCACCGAGCCTCGCTTCCGTCCGTCCTATAAAGAGGGGGTGCTCTCACATCGttcctcacacacaaaccctagcgcctctctccccaaccctcgccgccaccatctcaagagtaaGGGCCATGGATGGTCGCCGTCGCCTGCGATGGAGCAGCAAGGCATGGCGACATCATCGTCTTCCGAGGGGGAGTGGGAgttcgagttcatcgtcgtcctcaatggcaacccacgcggcatccagaggctaccggacaagttcaccTAGTTCGTCGCCAGCAACGAGCCGGCCACGCTACAGCTGCGGGACGCTGGTTGCGGCTTCTGCCGGTTGCTGGTGGACGTGCTCTTCGACGGGCGTAGCAAGATGTCCCTCCACACCGGCTGGGAGATGTTCGCGCGCTTCCACGACCTCCAAACCGGTTGCGTCCTCACATTCTCCTACCAAGGCAACGAGGAGATGagcgtgaaggtgttcgacgacacgtcCTGCCGCCAACACTACCACATCGACGACGAAGAGGACGGCGATTGAACACgccgagtgttctttcttcgcaACGAAAATGGCCAGGACTGTATGTTCTCCCTGCATAGGACCAACATGGCTattaccagctggattttccactTTGGGTGCTTAAGAGTGCCTGAGAGTGTTCTTTTTTGGCAGCAAACATACGAAATCTGCGAGGCCAACTCTCGttaggtttcctcattttgcaatttttaactatgtattagtttctgtaaaccatgttccaaactatgtattagtttgtgtaaaaccatgttcccaattatgtattagtttgtgtaatgttCCTCCTCCCTATTGAAATGAAAATGCAAAAAAATAATTTAATGTAAAAACAAGTTTGGGGGCCGCGTTTggcggacgcggctggggagcaacgtcccccaaacgctcgatccggtgaagtttgggggacgctttgggagacgtggctagagatgctctaaccatCATGTAATCTACTAATAGATCGCCAGGTAGCCCGGCAGAAAGTATCACGTGCAACCATCAGAAGACGGTTGCACTCAGAAACCATTCCTGCTGATCCTGCGGGGAAAGGAAGCGCAATAGTTGAATCAAGTGGACAACCATATGAATAACCTATATAAAAATTAGTGAAATCCTTTCTGTTAAAAACAATATTATTTCAACATTTCCATATCGACAAACATAGAGCAGAAACACCAAATGCGAATTCTAGCTTCAGTTTTCTTGTCAATACCATTCAGCCAATTGCCGAACATATTCGTTATATTTGTTGATGGTGGAATATCAAAAGTAGCATAAACAACTCTCCACACTAATCTAGCAAAAGGGCATGAGATAAAAACATGACTCATTGTGTCCTCCGAGTCACAGAAACAACATTCCTTCCTCCCATTTCAATTTCTTTTTGCTAAATTGTCACATGCGAGTAAAACCTTTTTACtaagaaaccacatgaacactttGATCTTTGGTTGGATTTTTAATTTCCAGAGATACTTTTTTAAGAACCTTGTGTGACCATCCGTCAAATCAGTATCATAGACTTGACAGTAAAAACACCTGAAGTCGTAAGTTTTCATAGAAaactatgtagttaattattcaaCAACTCCCATCAGGCGCCTACACAAGTGACCTAGGAGTTCCACTTGTTTCACGTCAATTGTTGGGTGAAACCAATGTTTATAGGGACTAATGACAGAACATGTGCAACTGAAACATGCTTCCGTTGAGCAATGTTGTATAGTGTAGGATATTCTTGAGCCAATGGTGTTAGTTCTAGCCAAGTATCTTCCATAAAACGTACTAGACCAGAACCATCGCCTAAATTTAAAAAATGACTCAGCTGGAGAACTTATCTTTAACATTCATCAAACATTTCCAGAAAGGCGAGGCAGTAGGTTTACATTGAACATGAGAAAGTGTTTTTTAGAAAAAAAATATTTATTATGTAGCAGTTCTTGCCACACATCCTCTTTGTTTTAGTAGATTATATAACCATTTGTGGAGTAAACACCTGTTTTTAATGTCGAGCACCTCCTCCCCCCTATCCTTTGGTCTACAAATCACATTCCATTTAGTTAACCCGTATTTACTTTTGTTATGTTCACTTTGCAAAAAAATTGAGATCAATAAAAATCAAGACGTTTTCTTGCCCCTTTGGGTATTTGCAAAAAAGATATCATAAACATCGGTAGGCTAGTGAAAATAGAGTTCATAAGGACCAGCCggttggctgtgtgcatcttgaTATCAATATATATACTCCTTATCGAAAAAATAAGGACGAGCCGGTCTCTATATGATAACATCTTACCAGCCCAGCTGCCAAGTTTTCCTTCAAACCGTCTTTCAACTAAGTACCATTCAGAGATTTTGAGTTTTCTATAGTGGATAGGTATACGCCCAAATAACGAAAAGGAAGAGGTAAATAATAATTATTGTAAGCGAAAGGTTTAAGAATGTTTGTTGGGGACTGAAGTTACTTTCTCCAAGACAGTGGCTACTGACGAATCACGATTACTTTGCTGGTGCTACTCATTAACAAGTAATATTTCATTTCCCAGCTGGATACCGTTTCTGAGGCCTTGTACTTACTCCTGTTGATTGATTGAGTTGAAGAATAAAATCTTA
Coding sequences within it:
- the LOC127341773 gene encoding enoyl-CoA delta isomerase 2, peroxisomal-like codes for the protein MDTGSMCTVERRGRVHLITITGAGEHRLGLPLISALRAAVAAARASPGAGALVLAAEGKYFSNGFDQAWARTVPLHLQVSMSEGFRGLLADLLVLPMPTVAAVTGHAAAAGCALALAHDTVVMRGSRGFLYMSEVDAGIKIVDYFAELLRQKVPDAATRRDMLLAGRKMTAAEAVRRGVVDAAADGGVEDVVAAAVAAAEGLAARGWDGEVVAEIRKAMWPAVWGKVKDYGGAEAAAARPRL